The following are encoded together in the Chloroflexota bacterium genome:
- the recO gene encoding DNA repair protein RecO has protein sequence MSRERVYRVDALILKRADMGEADRLLTIYTPARGKLRVVAKGARKPQSRKSGHVELFTHVNLQIARGRSLDIVTQAEIIDPFLALRGDLSRTAYAYYAAELVDQFAEEEQANPAVFDLLRDAFGWIGQTGDLWLTTRFLEMHLLAFFGYQPQLHNCVLGDEPIEPVDNYFDAAQGGVLCPRHGEALKEARPLSLNALKALRFMQSREYAEVMRVQFGAPTRAEVEAVMQRYIQHVLERRLKSTDFLRLLERTS, from the coding sequence ATGAGCAGAGAGCGCGTTTATCGGGTCGATGCGCTGATCCTGAAACGCGCCGACATGGGTGAAGCCGACCGCCTGCTGACGATCTACACGCCGGCGCGCGGCAAGCTGCGCGTCGTCGCCAAGGGCGCGCGCAAGCCGCAGAGCCGCAAGAGCGGGCATGTCGAGCTGTTCACGCATGTGAACCTGCAGATCGCGCGCGGCCGCTCGCTGGACATCGTCACGCAGGCCGAGATCATCGACCCGTTCCTGGCGCTGCGGGGCGACCTGTCGCGCACGGCGTATGCGTACTATGCGGCCGAATTGGTCGACCAGTTCGCCGAAGAGGAGCAGGCGAACCCGGCGGTCTTCGACCTGCTGCGCGACGCGTTCGGCTGGATCGGCCAGACGGGCGACCTCTGGCTGACCACCCGTTTCCTGGAGATGCACCTGCTGGCGTTCTTCGGCTACCAGCCGCAACTGCACAACTGCGTGCTGGGCGACGAGCCGATCGAGCCGGTGGACAACTACTTCGATGCGGCGCAGGGCGGCGTGCTCTGCCCGCGCCATGGGGAGGCGCTGAAGGAAGCGCGCCCGCTCTCCCTGAACGCGCTCAAGGCGCTGCGCTTCATGCAGTCGCGCGAGTACGCCGAGGTGATGCGCGTGCAGTTCGGCGCGCCCACGCGGGCCGAGGTCGAAGCGGTCATGCAGCGCTATATCCAGCATGTGCTGGAGCGGCGGCTGAAATCGACCGACTTCCTGCGCCTGCTGGAGCGCACGAGTTAG
- the cdd gene encoding cytidine deaminase: MDAHDQELLAAARAAWERAYAPYSRYAVGAALRGKSGRIYPGANVENAVYPLTICAERTAVVTAVSSGEREFTAIAVVTANGGTPCGACRQVLVEFAPGLRIIVADLDGHATVYALSELLPHSFDASKLP, from the coding sequence ATGGACGCACACGATCAGGAACTGCTGGCGGCGGCGCGCGCCGCCTGGGAACGGGCGTATGCGCCATATTCGCGCTACGCCGTGGGGGCTGCCCTGCGCGGCAAGTCGGGGCGCATCTATCCCGGCGCCAACGTGGAGAATGCGGTCTACCCGCTGACGATCTGCGCCGAGCGCACGGCGGTCGTCACGGCCGTATCGAGCGGTGAGCGCGAGTTCACGGCGATCGCGGTCGTGACGGCCAACGGCGGGACGCCGTGCGGCGCGTGCCGGCAGGTGCTGGTCGAGTTCGCGCCCGGCCTGCGCATCATCGTCGCCGACCTCGACGGGCACGCGACAGTTTATGCGTTGAGCGAGCTGTTGCCGCACAGTTTCGACGCCAGCAAGCTGCCATAA